A portion of the Methylobacterium nodulans ORS 2060 genome contains these proteins:
- a CDS encoding IS66-like element ISMno2 family transposase, whose product MGRSELERLSKQELIELVLRLQRPEKTSRTSSKPPSTDRKERREQAKPGGAKPGHEGHSRTLSPDPDEIVAHRPGHCPCCGGVLAPDLPAEIVSVCEQIDLPAVAPMVTQHQRLAVRCPACGTRVVAPVPQAARGTPFGPRLHAVAVYLKTFQALSYERLQAALSDLFGLTLSQGGLMNLLRRAQRQFRADREAAVSALRRAAVVASDETGVRIEGSNSYHWVFRSDAAVVHHAASTRAAAVVHAMMDGHRPSVWLSDRYTAQQGHGEHHQTCLAHLARDVAYAVEVSDDPVPLRLQLWLGSVFSLAERVTDLAASTLSAKRRALDRQLSAILAAPSRCDLTRALQAKIGRARDQLLVFLDHPGRVAVTNNACERALRPAVVQRKVTNGYRAMWAAAGEADVRTVVDTARLSGAGTFATILNIIRA is encoded by the coding sequence ATGGGCCGCAGCGAGCTGGAACGCCTGAGCAAGCAGGAGCTGATCGAGCTGGTGCTGCGGCTGCAGCGCCCCGAGAAGACCTCGCGCACCTCGTCCAAGCCGCCCTCGACCGACCGCAAGGAGCGGCGCGAGCAGGCCAAGCCCGGCGGCGCCAAGCCGGGTCACGAGGGACATAGCCGAACGCTCAGCCCCGATCCCGACGAGATCGTCGCTCACCGCCCGGGTCACTGCCCCTGCTGCGGAGGTGTTCTGGCTCCGGATCTGCCGGCCGAGATCGTCAGCGTGTGCGAGCAGATCGACTTGCCCGCGGTGGCACCGATGGTCACCCAGCATCAACGGCTCGCCGTCCGCTGCCCGGCTTGTGGCACGCGCGTCGTCGCTCCAGTGCCGCAGGCCGCACGCGGCACGCCGTTCGGCCCGCGCCTGCACGCGGTGGCGGTGTATCTGAAGACCTTCCAGGCTCTGTCCTACGAGCGGCTGCAGGCCGCGTTGTCGGACCTGTTCGGGCTCACCTTGAGCCAGGGCGGGCTGATGAACCTGCTGCGTCGGGCCCAGAGGCAGTTCCGTGCCGATCGCGAAGCTGCGGTCTCGGCGCTGCGCCGGGCCGCGGTAGTCGCCTCGGATGAGACCGGCGTGCGCATCGAGGGCAGCAACTCGTATCATTGGGTGTTCCGCTCGGACGCAGCGGTCGTTCATCACGCGGCCTCGACGCGGGCCGCCGCGGTGGTGCACGCGATGATGGACGGACACCGGCCGTCCGTGTGGCTGTCGGACCGCTACACCGCCCAGCAGGGCCACGGTGAGCATCACCAGACCTGCCTGGCGCATTTGGCCCGTGACGTCGCCTACGCGGTCGAGGTCAGCGACGACCCCGTGCCGCTGCGCCTACAACTCTGGCTGGGAAGCGTGTTCAGCCTGGCCGAGCGCGTCACCGACCTGGCCGCCTCGACGCTCTCGGCCAAGCGCCGGGCCCTGGATCGGCAGCTGTCCGCCATCCTCGCTGCACCAAGCCGCTGCGATCTGACCCGCGCTCTGCAAGCCAAGATCGGCCGAGCCCGCGACCAGCTCCTGGTCTTCCTCGACCATCCCGGCCGCGTGGCGGTCACCAACAACGCTTGCGAGCGCGCGCTGCGCCCGGCAGTGGTGCAGCGGAAGGTGACGAACGGCTATCGGGCCATGTGGGCGGCCGCGGGTGAGGCGGACGTGCGCACCGTCGTCGACACGGCCCGCCTCTCGGGGGCCGGCACCTTCGCCACTATCCTCAACATCATCCGCGCCTGA
- a CDS encoding MucR family transcriptional regulator, with protein MSDTTTSPLPTQDLVSLTAGIVGAYVAHTAVPPAELPDLIASVHGALASLGQPSEPETPVLVPSVPIKRTVTPDAIISLEDGKPYKSLKRHLRTHGLTPERYRAKWGLPLDYPMVAANYAAQRSELAKNSGLGRKGAAGRSGGRSQAKAR; from the coding sequence CTAGTCAGCCTGACCGCCGGCATCGTCGGCGCCTACGTCGCCCACACCGCCGTTCCCCCTGCAGAGCTGCCCGACCTCATCGCCTCGGTGCACGGCGCACTCGCGAGTCTCGGCCAGCCCTCCGAGCCCGAGACGCCCGTCCTCGTCCCGTCGGTGCCGATCAAGCGGACCGTCACGCCGGACGCGATCATCAGCCTGGAGGACGGCAAGCCCTACAAGTCGCTGAAGCGCCACCTGCGCACCCACGGGCTCACGCCCGAGCGGTACCGGGCCAAGTGGGGCCTTCCGCTCGATTATCCGATGGTCGCGGCGAACTACGCGGCGCAACGCTCCGAGCTGGCCAAGAACTCTGGGCTGGGCCGCAAGGGTGCAGCTGGGCGCAGCGGCGGCCGTTCGCAGGCGAAGGCGCGCTGA